In one window of Meiothermus sp. DNA:
- a CDS encoding AMP-binding protein: MFQPELETLPRPKLTELQSQRLREQVAYVYERIPFYKQAFDERGVRPSDIRGIEDLHKLPFTKKKDLRDTYPFGLFAVPRHELARIHASSGTTGKPTVVGYTKGDLEVFAEVVARSLAAAGGRPGMMLHNAYGYGLFTGGLGLHGGAEKLGMIVVPISGGMTDRQIMLIQDFKPEMISCTPSYAQTLAEEFKKRGVAPEEISLQYAILGAEPWTETIRQSVDAGLGVKATNIYGLSEIIGPGVSNEDVNEREGLSYIWEDHFYPEVVDPETGEPLPEGEVGVLVLTTLTKKAMPILRYWTGDLTYITREPGPSGRTHARMAQIRGRTDDMLIVRGVNVYPTQIEAVLKEIPEVAPHYQIVLTREGTMDEVALKLEVSEPFFREIGQQLLSDEVIEADHRLAHLREKVSRKIKDNVGISVRVSLINPGSAPRSEGGKLKRVADLRKIS; encoded by the coding sequence ATGTTTCAACCCGAACTCGAGACCCTCCCCCGTCCCAAGCTCACCGAGTTGCAAAGCCAGCGCTTGCGCGAGCAGGTGGCCTACGTGTACGAGCGCATACCCTTTTACAAGCAAGCCTTCGACGAACGAGGGGTCAGGCCCTCTGACATTCGCGGCATCGAAGACCTGCACAAACTGCCCTTTACCAAAAAGAAAGACCTGCGCGACACCTATCCTTTCGGCCTGTTTGCCGTGCCCCGCCACGAGCTGGCCCGCATTCACGCCTCCTCCGGCACCACCGGCAAGCCCACCGTGGTGGGCTACACCAAAGGCGACCTCGAGGTGTTCGCCGAGGTGGTGGCCCGCTCCTTGGCCGCGGCGGGGGGGCGGCCCGGCATGATGCTGCACAACGCTTATGGCTACGGCCTGTTTACCGGTGGGCTGGGCCTGCACGGCGGCGCAGAAAAGCTGGGCATGATTGTGGTGCCCATCTCCGGCGGCATGACCGACCGGCAGATTATGCTCATCCAGGACTTCAAGCCCGAGATGATCTCCTGCACCCCCTCTTATGCCCAGACCCTGGCCGAGGAGTTCAAAAAGCGAGGGGTGGCCCCCGAGGAAATTAGCCTTCAGTACGCCATTCTGGGGGCCGAGCCCTGGACCGAGACCATCCGCCAGAGCGTGGACGCCGGGCTGGGGGTCAAGGCCACCAACATCTACGGCCTCTCGGAGATTATCGGCCCCGGCGTCTCCAACGAGGACGTCAACGAGCGCGAGGGGCTTTCGTACATCTGGGAAGACCACTTCTACCCCGAGGTTGTAGACCCCGAGACCGGCGAGCCCCTGCCCGAGGGCGAGGTGGGGGTGCTGGTTCTCACCACCCTGACCAAAAAAGCCATGCCCATTCTGCGCTACTGGACCGGCGACCTGACCTACATTACCCGTGAACCCGGCCCTTCCGGACGCACCCACGCCCGCATGGCCCAGATTCGAGGCCGCACCGACGACATGCTGATTGTGCGCGGGGTCAATGTCTATCCCACCCAGATCGAGGCGGTGCTGAAGGAAATACCCGAGGTAGCCCCGCACTACCAGATTGTGCTCACCCGCGAGGGCACCATGGACGAGGTGGCGTTGAAGCTCGAGGTCTCCGAGCCCTTCTTCCGCGAAATTGGCCAGCAGTTGCTTTCCGACGAGGTCATCGAGGCCGACCACCGGCTGGCCCACCTGCGCGAAAAGGTGTCCAGGAAAATCAAAGACAACGTCGGCATCTCGGTGCGGGTCTCGCTCATCAACCCCGGCAGCGCCCCCCGCAGCGAGGGCGGTAAGCTCAAGCGGGTGGCAGACCTGCGCAAAATAAGCTAA
- a CDS encoding GNAT family N-acetyltransferase codes for MSAAFPLPKGHGLIRRANRVDLPEIVRLLADDPLGQTREAFTNPLPESYYRAFEAIEADPNQFLAVVEQEGRIVGTFQLSLIPGISRQGAWRAQIEAVRIEHTLRNQGLGRVMMEWVIEYARQRGCALVQLTTDKSRRDAHRFYQRLGFISSHEGMKLKL; via the coding sequence ATGAGCGCAGCCTTCCCCCTGCCCAAGGGCCATGGCCTGATCCGCCGGGCCAACCGCGTCGACCTGCCCGAGATTGTAAGGCTCCTGGCCGACGACCCCCTGGGGCAAACTCGAGAAGCCTTCACCAACCCCCTGCCCGAGAGCTACTACCGGGCCTTCGAGGCAATCGAGGCCGATCCCAACCAGTTTTTGGCGGTGGTGGAGCAGGAGGGCCGCATTGTGGGCACCTTTCAGCTCAGCCTTATACCGGGCATATCACGTCAGGGGGCTTGGCGCGCACAGATCGAGGCGGTTCGCATTGAACATACCCTGCGCAACCAGGGTCTGGGCCGGGTGATGATGGAGTGGGTTATAGAGTACGCCCGGCAGCGAGGCTGCGCACTGGTACAGCTCACCACCGACAAATCGCGCCGAGACGCTCACCGCTTTTATCAGCGCCTGGGCTTCATCTCCAGCCATGAAGGTATGAAGCTCAAGCTCTAA
- a CDS encoding SDR family oxidoreductase, with amino-acid sequence MKVLDQFSLNGKTALVTGGSRGLGLEIACGLREAGAKVALLARRESFFEEALKLIPDALILVGNVQDEGSLEAAFARTGPIDILVNAAGVTWGQDALEVPVEKIREVLDINVTGAFLASRIAARSMKTRGYGKILNIASVAGLAGSPSEVMDAAAYSASKGALIALTRDLAVKWGPYGIRVNALAPGFFPTRMTEKLLARTEQLVRERTPLGRIGKTGELAAAALYLCSPASDYVTGQVLAVDGGMTAL; translated from the coding sequence ATGAAAGTCCTCGATCAGTTCAGCCTGAACGGCAAAACCGCCCTCGTGACCGGGGGCTCGAGGGGTCTGGGGCTGGAGATTGCCTGTGGCTTGCGCGAAGCCGGGGCCAAAGTTGCGTTGCTCGCCCGGCGGGAGAGCTTCTTCGAGGAGGCCCTGAAGCTCATACCGGACGCTCTAATCCTGGTGGGCAATGTTCAGGACGAAGGAAGCCTCGAGGCCGCCTTTGCCCGCACCGGCCCCATTGACATCCTGGTTAATGCCGCCGGGGTCACCTGGGGCCAGGACGCGCTGGAAGTACCGGTGGAAAAAATCCGCGAGGTACTGGACATCAACGTAACCGGGGCTTTCCTGGCCTCGCGCATTGCAGCCCGCAGCATGAAAACACGTGGCTACGGCAAAATTCTCAACATCGCCTCGGTGGCCGGGCTGGCCGGCAGCCCCAGCGAGGTCATGGACGCCGCCGCCTACTCGGCTTCCAAGGGGGCGCTCATTGCCCTCACCCGCGACCTGGCCGTCAAATGGGGGCCCTATGGCATCCGGGTCAATGCCCTGGCCCCCGGCTTCTTCCCCACCCGCATGACCGAGAAGCTGCTGGCCCGCACCGAGCAACTTGTGCGCGAGCGCACCCCTTTGGGCCGCATCGGCAAAACGGGCGAGCTGGCTGCCGCCGCCCTGTACCTGTGCAGCCCGGCCTCGGACTATGTGACCGGGCAGGTTCTGGCCGTGGATGGGGGGATGACCGCCTTATGA
- a CDS encoding acetyl-CoA C-acyltransferase: MMEAYILDAVRTPVGKHGGALASVRPDDLGAIPLKALLERSGIPGSDVEDVYMGCANQAGEDNRNVARMALLLAGLPIHVGGSTINRLCGSGLDAVASAARALMLGEGQVYIGGGVESMSRAPWVVPKSEKGFATGNVTMFDTTLGWRLVNPRMKELYGTDSMGETAENLAEQYKIPREAQDRFALQSHQKAIRAQQSGVLQSQMVPVEVKDRKGNIEQVTTDEGPRADTSLEALAKLKPVFRPGGSVTAGNASSLNDGAAAVLLSSKTYAEAHGLKPMARVRSMAVAGVEPRIMGIGPVPATQKALKRAGLNLADIGLIELNEAFAAQSLAVLYEWGLEAEDERLNVNGGAIAIGHPLGCSGARILTNLVHEMQRRGVQFGLATMCIGVGQGIAMVVEQV; this comes from the coding sequence ATCATGGAAGCATACATTCTGGACGCTGTTCGCACACCGGTAGGAAAGCACGGAGGGGCCCTGGCCTCGGTGCGACCCGACGACCTGGGGGCCATTCCCCTCAAAGCCCTGTTGGAGCGCTCCGGCATCCCCGGTAGCGATGTGGAAGACGTGTACATGGGCTGCGCCAACCAGGCCGGCGAGGACAACCGCAACGTGGCCCGCATGGCCTTGCTGCTGGCGGGCCTGCCCATCCATGTGGGGGGCAGCACCATCAACCGCTTGTGCGGCAGCGGCTTAGACGCCGTGGCCAGCGCCGCTCGAGCCCTCATGCTGGGAGAGGGTCAGGTTTACATTGGGGGTGGGGTGGAAAGCATGAGCCGGGCCCCCTGGGTGGTGCCCAAGTCCGAGAAGGGCTTTGCTACCGGCAACGTGACCATGTTCGACACCACCTTGGGCTGGCGGCTGGTAAACCCCAGAATGAAGGAACTCTACGGCACCGATTCAATGGGCGAGACTGCCGAAAACCTGGCCGAGCAGTACAAGATTCCCCGCGAAGCCCAGGACCGCTTCGCTCTACAATCTCACCAGAAGGCCATCCGGGCCCAGCAGAGCGGGGTGCTGCAAAGTCAGATGGTGCCGGTGGAGGTAAAAGACCGCAAGGGCAATATCGAACAAGTCACCACCGACGAAGGGCCCAGGGCCGACACCAGTTTAGAGGCCCTGGCCAAGCTCAAACCCGTGTTCAGGCCGGGGGGCAGCGTTACAGCAGGCAACGCTTCTTCGCTGAACGACGGGGCCGCAGCGGTCTTGCTGTCTTCCAAAACCTACGCCGAGGCCCACGGGCTAAAACCAATGGCCCGGGTTCGCTCGATGGCGGTAGCAGGCGTGGAGCCGCGCATTATGGGCATTGGGCCGGTGCCCGCAACCCAGAAAGCCCTCAAGCGGGCCGGGCTTAACCTGGCCGATATAGGTCTGATAGAGCTCAACGAGGCTTTTGCCGCCCAGAGCCTGGCCGTGCTCTACGAGTGGGGCCTCGAGGCCGAGGACGAACGGCTGAATGTGAACGGGGGAGCCATCGCCATTGGTCACCCCCTGGGCTGTTCGGGGGCCCGTATCCTGACCAACCTCGTACACGAGATGCAGCGCCGGGGGGTGCAGTTTGGCCTGGCCACCATGTGCATCGGGGTGGGCCAGGGCATCGCCATGGTGGTGGAGCAGGTCTGA
- the paaI gene encoding hydroxyphenylacetyl-CoA thioesterase PaaI codes for MTATTDPYMQLLGLKTQLLEPGKAVVAAQVKPEHLNIHGSCHGGFLYSLADAAFALASNAHGTPAVALSTQMQYFKAVRAGEYLEAHASEENLGRRTATYRIEIRSGERVVALFTGTVFRMETSA; via the coding sequence ATGACCGCCACCACCGACCCCTACATGCAGCTGCTGGGCCTGAAGACCCAGCTACTGGAGCCTGGCAAGGCCGTGGTAGCCGCTCAGGTGAAGCCAGAGCACCTCAACATCCACGGCTCTTGTCACGGCGGCTTCCTCTATAGCCTGGCCGATGCCGCTTTTGCCCTGGCCTCCAACGCCCACGGCACCCCCGCAGTGGCCCTCTCCACCCAGATGCAGTACTTCAAGGCCGTACGGGCCGGAGAATATCTGGAAGCCCACGCCAGCGAAGAAAACCTGGGCCGCCGCACCGCTACCTACCGCATCGAAATCCGCAGCGGCGAGCGGGTGGTGGCGCTGTTTACCGGCACGGTCTTCCGTATGGAAACCTCCGCCTAG
- a CDS encoding ABC transporter ATP-binding protein has product MSVLEVQNLTVRYGAVEAVRNLSLSVGAGEAITLIGPNGAGKSSALKGIVGLVNTSGTVRYQGQTLARRSPEALATQGLVMVPEKRELFASMEVEDNLLLGAFSRFQRREKGIREDLERVYTLFPRLLERRKQLAGTMSGGEQQMLAIGRALMARPKLLLLDEPSLGLAPLIVQEIFHILGQLKAQGTPILVVEQNARMALKLADRGYVLEAGELVMEGRGQDLLHDPRVIESYLGIRTKTEAGS; this is encoded by the coding sequence ATGAGCGTGCTGGAAGTACAAAACCTCACCGTGCGCTATGGCGCTGTGGAAGCTGTGCGCAACCTGTCGCTCTCGGTGGGGGCGGGCGAGGCTATCACGCTCATTGGCCCCAACGGCGCGGGTAAGAGCAGCGCCCTCAAGGGGATTGTGGGGCTGGTGAATACCAGCGGCACGGTGCGCTACCAGGGGCAGACCCTGGCGCGCCGCAGCCCCGAGGCCCTGGCCACCCAGGGCCTGGTGATGGTGCCCGAGAAGCGTGAACTGTTTGCCTCGATGGAAGTAGAAGATAACCTGCTCTTAGGGGCTTTTTCTCGCTTCCAGCGGCGCGAAAAGGGCATCCGCGAAGACCTCGAGCGTGTCTATACCCTCTTCCCCCGCCTGCTCGAGCGCCGCAAGCAACTCGCGGGCACCATGTCCGGGGGGGAGCAGCAGATGCTGGCCATTGGGCGAGCCCTCATGGCTCGGCCCAAACTCCTGCTGCTGGACGAGCCCAGCCTGGGGCTGGCCCCGCTGATTGTGCAGGAGATTTTTCACATCCTGGGTCAGCTCAAAGCCCAGGGTACCCCCATCCTGGTGGTGGAGCAGAACGCCCGCATGGCCCTCAAACTGGCCGACCGGGGGTATGTGCTCGAGGCCGGTGAGCTGGTCATGGAGGGCCGGGGACAAGACCTGCTGCACGACCCACGGGTAATTGAGAGCTACCTGGGTATCCGCACCAAAACCGAAGCCGGATCATGA
- a CDS encoding ATP-binding cassette domain-containing protein codes for MNLRLSPLTLAAVALVLLLPVLLPPTSFYLTVGNYIAFGALVALGLYLLTGLAGMTSFGQAAFMGLAAYTSALLTIGQGWNPWFTLPLGILMAVGGALVLGGITARLKGHYLPLSTIAWCMALYIAMGSWIDLTGGHTGLRGIPPISIFGFTLNDSRSFFYLAWFFVLVGAWTAWNLTNSRNGRAMRASKGDAIAAASFGVNPAVLKLQVFVLSAIYAGLAGWLYVHYQKFINPTPFSLEASIKYLIAAVAGGVGSIPGVILGSGLVTGLEEILKGLLPRIFGRTGNYEIIAYGLILVLILMFAPKGLWTFLERYLPKARAQNPSGSGLPTRLSSGQAGEVVLEVDNLTKRFGGLLAVNGMSFQLRRGEILALIGPNGAGKSTCFNMITSVYAPSEGAVRFKGQVISGRMPYEVHRLGIARTFQHPHLFPEMSVLENAALGTYARTQRGLVASMLGWQGSEEKAALAEAYRALERVGLAQIAHQKADGLAIGQLRLLEIARALASGPEVLLLDEPAAGLRAGEKRQFAALIRKLVNEGVTVLLVDHDMDLVMGLVDRVVVMHYGEKLAEGSPAEVQRNPKVIEAYLGEVA; via the coding sequence ATGAACCTCAGGCTTTCCCCCCTCACCCTGGCGGCCGTGGCGCTGGTGCTGTTGCTACCGGTTTTACTGCCCCCTACCTCGTTTTACCTGACTGTAGGCAACTACATTGCCTTTGGCGCGTTGGTCGCCCTGGGGCTTTATCTGCTCACGGGCCTCGCGGGCATGACCAGCTTTGGGCAAGCCGCCTTCATGGGTCTGGCCGCCTACACCAGTGCCCTCCTGACTATTGGCCAGGGTTGGAACCCCTGGTTCACCCTTCCCCTGGGGATTCTGATGGCGGTCGGCGGCGCTTTGGTTCTGGGAGGCATTACCGCCCGCCTCAAAGGCCATTACCTGCCGCTTTCGACCATTGCCTGGTGCATGGCCTTGTATATCGCCATGGGAAGCTGGATTGATCTGACCGGCGGACACACCGGCCTGCGCGGAATTCCTCCTATTTCTATCTTCGGCTTTACCCTGAACGACAGCCGAAGCTTTTTCTACCTGGCCTGGTTCTTTGTGTTGGTTGGGGCCTGGACCGCCTGGAACCTGACCAACAGCCGCAACGGGCGGGCCATGCGGGCCTCCAAGGGCGACGCCATTGCCGCAGCCAGTTTTGGCGTCAATCCGGCGGTCTTGAAACTCCAGGTTTTTGTGCTTTCGGCCATCTATGCGGGCCTGGCAGGCTGGCTTTATGTGCACTACCAGAAGTTCATCAACCCCACCCCCTTTAGTCTGGAAGCCTCCATCAAGTATCTGATTGCAGCGGTAGCCGGCGGGGTGGGGAGCATTCCGGGGGTCATTCTGGGCTCGGGGCTGGTGACGGGCCTCGAGGAAATCCTGAAGGGCCTCTTGCCGCGCATCTTTGGGCGCACCGGGAACTACGAAATCATCGCTTACGGCCTCATTCTGGTACTGATTTTGATGTTCGCCCCCAAGGGCCTGTGGACCTTCCTCGAGCGCTATTTGCCCAAGGCCCGGGCGCAAAACCCCAGCGGCAGCGGCCTGCCGACTCGACTGAGCAGCGGGCAGGCGGGCGAGGTGGTGCTCGAGGTGGACAACCTGACCAAGCGCTTTGGCGGCTTGTTGGCGGTCAATGGCATGAGCTTCCAGCTCCGTCGGGGCGAGATTCTGGCCCTCATTGGCCCCAACGGCGCGGGCAAGTCCACCTGCTTCAACATGATTACCTCGGTCTATGCCCCCAGCGAGGGTGCGGTGCGCTTCAAGGGCCAGGTCATATCGGGCCGCATGCCCTACGAGGTACACCGGCTGGGGATTGCCCGCACCTTCCAGCACCCCCACCTCTTTCCCGAGATGAGCGTGCTGGAAAACGCCGCTCTGGGCACTTATGCCCGAACCCAGCGGGGTCTGGTGGCCTCCATGCTTGGCTGGCAGGGGTCAGAGGAAAAAGCCGCCCTGGCCGAAGCCTACCGGGCGCTGGAGCGGGTGGGGCTAGCCCAGATTGCCCACCAAAAAGCCGATGGACTGGCGATTGGCCAGTTGCGCCTGCTGGAAATTGCCCGGGCCCTGGCCTCGGGGCCCGAGGTGCTGCTGTTAGACGAACCCGCCGCCGGACTCAGGGCCGGGGAAAAACGCCAGTTTGCCGCTCTAATCCGCAAGCTGGTGAACGAAGGGGTCACGGTGCTGCTGGTGGATCACGACATGGATCTGGTAATGGGACTGGTCGACCGGGTGGTGGTGATGCATTATGGGGAAAAGCTAGCCGAGGGTAGCCCTGCCGAGGTGCAGCGCAACCCCAAGGTGATCGAGGCGTACCTGGGGGAGGTGGCATGA
- a CDS encoding branched-chain amino acid ABC transporter permease, translating into MDWTIVSFLTADALQNGTIYALLGLALVLVFAVTRVILVPLGEFLVFAPLTYVWFLPSEVSGLNLEGQIPGTAWLAAAMLTWWAVLDRTNLRRVGLLLLGALSVLGLAWWGAQGVPMWLGWLLAILVVLPIGPASYRLFFEPAKNASVLTYLIIAVGLHFAFMGLGLVFFGPEQFRLPPILSGQTTLGLVPVNNQAFLVYGFALVAMVGLYLFFTRSIFGKALRACAVNRYGARLLGISPSQAGYVSFGIATFIACVSGMLLAPLISPAYFQGFLLGLKGFVAGILGGLVSYPLAVVGALLVGAMESWASFQASAYKDAIVFALLLPILLWRSLQSHEIGEED; encoded by the coding sequence ATGGACTGGACGATTGTTTCCTTTCTGACCGCAGACGCCCTGCAAAACGGCACTATCTACGCCTTGCTGGGCCTCGCGCTGGTTCTGGTTTTTGCGGTGACCCGGGTAATTCTGGTTCCACTGGGTGAATTTTTGGTGTTTGCCCCCCTCACCTACGTGTGGTTCCTGCCCTCCGAGGTCAGCGGGCTCAACCTAGAGGGCCAGATTCCCGGCACGGCCTGGCTGGCCGCCGCCATGTTGACCTGGTGGGCCGTTTTAGACCGAACAAACCTTAGACGGGTCGGATTGCTCCTGCTGGGCGCGCTCAGCGTGCTGGGCCTGGCCTGGTGGGGTGCCCAGGGGGTACCGATGTGGCTGGGCTGGCTTTTAGCCATCCTGGTGGTGCTGCCTATTGGCCCCGCTTCCTACCGGCTTTTTTTCGAACCTGCCAAGAACGCCAGCGTGCTGACCTATCTGATTATTGCAGTGGGTTTACACTTTGCCTTTATGGGTTTGGGGCTGGTGTTTTTTGGTCCCGAGCAGTTCCGCCTGCCCCCCATCCTGTCCGGGCAAACCACTCTTGGGCTCGTGCCGGTGAACAACCAGGCCTTCCTGGTGTACGGCTTTGCCTTGGTGGCTATGGTGGGGCTCTACCTTTTTTTTACCCGCAGCATCTTCGGCAAGGCCCTGCGGGCCTGCGCCGTCAATCGGTACGGGGCCCGGCTCCTGGGCATCAGTCCCAGTCAGGCCGGTTATGTTTCTTTTGGCATTGCCACGTTCATTGCCTGTGTGAGCGGGATGCTGCTGGCACCTCTGATCTCCCCGGCCTATTTCCAGGGCTTCTTGCTGGGGCTCAAGGGCTTCGTGGCCGGAATTCTGGGCGGCCTGGTTAGCTACCCACTGGCGGTGGTGGGGGCCTTGTTGGTGGGGGCTATGGAGTCGTGGGCTTCTTTCCAGGCCAGCGCCTATAAGGACGCCATCGTTTTTGCCCTGCTGCTGCCCATCCTGTTGTGGCGTAGCCTGCAAAGCCACGAAATCGGGGAGGAAGACTGA
- a CDS encoding ABC transporter substrate-binding protein, with protein sequence MKRVLVGLLALGLGLGLAQQAPLKIGVVVSATGPAASLGIPERNTLVLLEEQVNRRGGVAGRPVQFVIIDDASDTTQAVRAARRLVQEDQALAIIGTTTTPASLGMIDVVAEAGVPKISMAANLEIVFPVDEKRRWVFKTPQTEQQMSQPIVRDMAASGVKTAAYIGFNDAYGEGWARAFEAAAREAGIQVVASERFARTDTSVAGQILRILSRNPDAVLIGGSGTAPVLPQRTLRERGYRGLIYQTHGVANPDFLRVGGDVVVGTRLPAGPVLVFDQLPPDFPNRQVATSYVQQYESRFGIGSYSTFGGHAYDAWAILRPALERALRREQTTNLAAFRRVLRDELEATRNVVGTHGIFNMSPTDHLGLRFNEAAVMVEIVKTPAGKLDWKLLRTFR encoded by the coding sequence ATGAAGCGAGTTTTGGTAGGACTGTTGGCACTTGGACTGGGGCTGGGCCTGGCCCAGCAGGCCCCGCTCAAAATCGGGGTAGTGGTCTCGGCCACCGGCCCCGCAGCCAGCCTGGGTATCCCCGAGCGCAACACCCTGGTTCTGCTGGAAGAACAGGTCAACCGGCGGGGCGGGGTAGCGGGTCGTCCGGTGCAATTTGTGATTATCGACGATGCTTCCGACACCACCCAGGCCGTGCGGGCCGCCCGGCGGCTTGTTCAGGAAGACCAGGCGCTGGCCATCATCGGCACCACCACCACCCCGGCCAGCCTGGGCATGATCGATGTGGTGGCCGAGGCCGGCGTGCCCAAAATCTCGATGGCAGCCAACTTAGAAATTGTCTTCCCGGTGGACGAAAAGCGGCGCTGGGTGTTTAAAACCCCACAGACCGAGCAGCAGATGAGCCAGCCCATCGTGCGGGACATGGCCGCCTCCGGGGTCAAGACAGCCGCTTACATCGGCTTTAACGACGCTTATGGCGAGGGCTGGGCGCGAGCCTTTGAGGCGGCGGCCCGCGAGGCCGGCATCCAGGTGGTGGCCTCCGAGCGCTTTGCCCGCACCGATACCTCGGTGGCCGGACAGATTCTACGCATCCTGTCCCGCAACCCCGATGCGGTTTTGATTGGGGGCTCGGGTACCGCGCCGGTGCTGCCCCAGCGCACCCTGCGCGAGCGCGGCTACCGCGGCCTTATTTATCAGACCCACGGCGTGGCCAACCCCGACTTCCTGCGGGTGGGTGGCGACGTGGTGGTGGGCACCCGGCTGCCCGCGGGCCCGGTGCTGGTCTTCGACCAACTGCCGCCCGACTTCCCCAACCGGCAGGTCGCCACAAGCTATGTCCAGCAGTACGAGTCGCGCTTTGGCATTGGCAGCTACTCCACCTTTGGCGGCCACGCCTACGATGCCTGGGCCATCCTGCGCCCGGCCCTCGAGCGGGCCTTGCGGCGTGAACAAACCACCAATCTGGCTGCCTTCCGCCGGGTGCTGCGCGATGAACTCGAGGCCACCCGAAATGTAGTGGGCACCCACGGTATCTTCAACATGTCGCCCACCGACCACCTGGGCCTGCGCTTCAACGAGGCGGCGGTCATGGTGGAGATTGTCAAAACGCCTGCTGGCAAGCTGGATTGGAAGCTGCTGCGCACCTTCAGGTAA